One window from the genome of Bacillus tianshenii encodes:
- a CDS encoding YhcN/YlaJ family sporulation lipoprotein, whose product MYKSLAAFGLCGAILLSGCQADNEAGQGPYDRNGNTLNVTETEEQYNRQMGGPDTMAKNFGFVRHQKSPVPGKTIDNDDLPILNREQVANMISKMSVGIPNVNDCATLVTDEEVLIAYNSDTKNRFETADQVKKTALSVVPRYYHVYVSDDPKMLNDIERYSQMNVATKNVENEIDGVIKEMLKSPQGRKLSTGENENGEMQGEVNEQMDKDMGEKMNNKQNMMNR is encoded by the coding sequence ATGTATAAATCTTTAGCAGCTTTTGGACTTTGTGGCGCAATTCTTTTAAGTGGATGTCAAGCTGATAACGAGGCAGGTCAAGGACCTTATGACCGAAATGGCAATACCCTTAATGTGACAGAAACAGAAGAACAATATAACCGACAAATGGGTGGTCCTGATACAATGGCGAAAAACTTCGGTTTCGTTCGTCATCAAAAGAGCCCCGTCCCTGGTAAAACGATCGATAATGATGATTTACCTATTTTAAACCGTGAACAGGTTGCAAACATGATTAGTAAAATGTCTGTTGGCATCCCTAATGTCAATGATTGTGCAACGCTAGTAACAGATGAAGAAGTGTTAATTGCCTATAACAGTGATACAAAAAACCGTTTTGAAACAGCTGACCAAGTTAAGAAAACAGCATTATCGGTGGTACCACGTTATTATCACGTCTATGTGTCTGATGATCCAAAGATGTTAAATGACATCGAGCGTTATTCGCAAATGAATGTCGCTACTAAAAATGTCGAAAATGAAATCGATGGTGTCATTAAAGAAATGCTTAAATCACCACAAGGTCGTAAGCTAAGCACTGGCGAAAATGAAAATGGTGAAATGCAAGGCGAAGTAAATGAACAGATGGATAAAGATATGGGCGAAAAAATGAACAACAAGCAAAATATGATGAATCGCTAA
- the lipA gene encoding lipoyl synthase has product MAKSEQHVRKPDWLKIKLNTNKNYTGLKKMMREKKLHTVCEEAKCPNIHECWGERKTATFMILGDVCTRACRFCAVKTGLPNELDRGEPERVAASVKLMKLKHAVVTAVARDDLRDGGAEIFAETVRKIREFSPGTTVEVLPSDMNGVEDSLKILMDARPDILNHNIETVRRLTPRVRARAKYDRTLEFLRRAKEMHADIPTKSSIMVGLGETKEEIIETMDDLRANNVDIITIGQYLQPTKKHLKVQKYYHPDEFAELREIALSKGFSHCEAGPLVRSSYHADEQVNAAQS; this is encoded by the coding sequence ATGGCTAAAAGCGAACAACATGTGCGTAAGCCGGATTGGTTAAAGATTAAGCTTAATACAAATAAAAATTATACTGGCCTCAAGAAAATGATGCGCGAGAAAAAGCTACATACAGTTTGTGAAGAGGCAAAATGTCCTAATATACATGAGTGTTGGGGAGAACGTAAGACCGCAACATTTATGATTTTAGGTGATGTTTGTACGCGTGCGTGTCGTTTCTGTGCCGTTAAGACAGGACTTCCAAATGAACTAGATCGCGGGGAACCAGAGCGTGTTGCAGCATCTGTTAAGCTGATGAAACTGAAACATGCAGTGGTAACAGCGGTAGCAAGAGACGATTTAAGAGATGGCGGAGCAGAAATCTTTGCCGAAACAGTCCGAAAGATTCGCGAGTTCTCACCAGGAACGACAGTAGAAGTGCTTCCTTCAGATATGAATGGTGTTGAGGATAGCTTGAAAATCTTGATGGATGCTCGCCCTGATATTTTAAATCACAATATCGAGACTGTACGTCGTTTAACACCTAGAGTCCGTGCACGGGCAAAATATGACCGTACTCTTGAATTCCTACGCCGTGCAAAAGAAATGCATGCAGATATACCGACGAAATCAAGCATTATGGTTGGGCTTGGTGAAACAAAAGAAGAAATCATTGAAACAATGGATGATTTACGAGCAAATAATGTTGATATCATTACCATTGGTCAATACCTTCAACCGACAAAGAAACACTTAAAAGTGCAAAAATATTATCATCCAGATGAGTTTGCAGAATTAAGAGAGATTGCATTAAGCAAAGGCTTCAGTCATTGTGAAGCTGGTCCGCTTGTTCGCTCTTCTTATCATGCTGATGAACAAGTTAATGCTGCACAAAGCTAA
- a CDS encoding M23 family metallopeptidase, which produces MVLFLFPLGVKAEVDHESRMGLYKKMETITQIPWNYFAAIDQYERNIRNARKDLPDTESLTGIYFTPYQWSGPLNPNPEDTNPTSIQLFNGIGLDGNGDGKAVRTNDEDVLYTFAHYLTQYGIDKENIKIALWEYYKRDKAVDFIINYARIYQKYGINLEKRAFPVPLHANYSYRSTWGDRRGWGGLRIHEGTDIFADYSVPLRATTYGYIETIGWNKYGGWRIGVRDINNVYHYFAHLRGFEKGIEKGQLVEPGMVIGYVGSSGYGPPGTQGKFPPHLHYGMYKDNGLSEWSFDPYPYLRVWERKERLNRKK; this is translated from the coding sequence CTGGTTTTATTCCTTTTCCCTTTAGGCGTAAAAGCTGAAGTGGATCATGAATCCAGAATGGGTTTATATAAGAAAATGGAAACCATTACTCAGATCCCGTGGAACTATTTTGCTGCTATTGACCAGTATGAACGAAATATTCGAAACGCTCGTAAAGACTTGCCTGATACTGAATCATTAACAGGCATCTATTTTACACCTTATCAATGGTCAGGTCCTTTAAATCCTAATCCAGAGGATACAAACCCTACTTCAATTCAACTTTTTAACGGCATCGGGTTAGATGGAAATGGGGATGGGAAGGCAGTTCGCACCAATGATGAAGATGTATTATATACCTTTGCTCATTACTTAACCCAATATGGAATTGATAAAGAAAACATTAAGATTGCCCTTTGGGAATATTATAAACGAGATAAAGCAGTTGATTTTATTATCAATTATGCACGTATCTATCAAAAGTATGGAATAAACTTAGAAAAACGCGCTTTCCCTGTTCCATTACACGCTAACTATAGCTACAGAAGCACTTGGGGAGATCGACGCGGCTGGGGCGGGCTACGCATCCATGAAGGAACAGATATCTTTGCTGATTACAGCGTTCCTCTTAGAGCTACTACCTACGGATACATCGAAACAATCGGCTGGAACAAATACGGAGGTTGGCGAATCGGTGTACGTGATATTAATAATGTCTACCACTATTTCGCTCATTTACGCGGCTTTGAAAAAGGAATTGAAAAAGGCCAGCTTGTCGAACCAGGAATGGTGATTGGCTATGTTGGAAGTTCAGGCTATGGACCTCCAGGCACCCAAGGAAAATTCCCACCACACCTGCATTATGGGATGTACAAAGATAACGGCTTAAGCGAGTGGTCATTTGACCCTTATCCTTATTTAAGAGTGTGGGAAAGAAAAGAACGACTTAATAGGAAAAAATAA
- a CDS encoding methionine/alanine import family NSS transporter small subunit, whose translation MSGSAIVMMVVGVVIIWGGLVASVMNAVRKS comes from the coding sequence ATGAGTGGAAGCGCTATCGTTATGATGGTAGTAGGCGTTGTCATTATTTGGGGTGGATTAGTAGCTAGTGTAATGAATGCTGTTCGAAAATCATAA
- a CDS encoding sodium-dependent transporter, translated as MENRPQWGTRAGFILAAVGSAVGLGNIWRFPATAYENGGGAFFLPYLFALLTAGIPLLVLEFTMGHKYRGSAPLSYARMNKKAEWIGWWQVAVSFVISTYYAAIIAWAIMYSIFSFNLSWGSDTEGFLFGEYLKMSVDPGQTGSIVPSVFIPLVVVWIIVLGVLVKGVKKGIEAANKIFIPTLVVLFLIICVRAVTLDGAMQGLEAFFKPNWSMIADPKVWVAAYGQIFFSLSIAFAIMITYSSYLPKKSDITNNAFITGFANSSFELLAGIGVFSALGFMAASQGVAVQDVVAGGVGLAFVVFPQIINEFPALNGLFGFLFFASLVLAGLSSLISIVETFVAGVQDKFNISRTKSVLIGGGTSAVISILFTTQGGLMYLDVVDAFINNFGVALSGLVEVVAIAWFARNLSNLKSHANEISDIRLGSWWTICLGIITPIVLGIMMFRTITQNIKEPYGGYPMEFLLPFGWGAAGLAIVVGILFSLKKWNGNMLESHDEKKGVS; from the coding sequence ATGGAAAATCGTCCGCAATGGGGAACGCGCGCCGGCTTTATTTTGGCAGCTGTTGGGTCTGCGGTCGGGCTCGGAAACATTTGGCGTTTCCCTGCGACAGCATATGAAAACGGCGGAGGTGCGTTCTTTTTACCATACTTATTCGCGCTTCTAACAGCAGGTATTCCATTATTAGTGCTTGAGTTCACAATGGGTCATAAGTACCGTGGCTCTGCTCCGCTTTCATATGCACGTATGAACAAGAAAGCAGAATGGATTGGCTGGTGGCAGGTAGCTGTTTCCTTCGTTATTTCCACGTATTATGCAGCGATTATCGCATGGGCAATTATGTATAGTATCTTTTCATTCAACTTAAGCTGGGGGTCAGATACAGAAGGCTTCTTATTTGGAGAGTATCTAAAAATGAGTGTTGACCCTGGTCAAACAGGTTCAATTGTTCCAAGTGTGTTTATTCCACTTGTAGTTGTATGGATTATTGTACTTGGTGTACTTGTGAAAGGTGTTAAGAAAGGGATTGAAGCTGCAAATAAAATTTTCATCCCAACGCTTGTTGTTCTTTTCTTAATTATTTGTGTGCGCGCAGTAACATTGGATGGAGCAATGCAAGGTTTGGAAGCTTTCTTCAAACCAAATTGGTCAATGATTGCTGATCCGAAAGTATGGGTGGCAGCATACGGACAAATTTTCTTTAGTTTATCAATTGCATTTGCAATTATGATTACGTATTCAAGTTATCTTCCTAAGAAATCAGATATTACGAATAATGCTTTTATTACAGGCTTCGCGAACTCATCATTTGAATTGTTAGCTGGTATTGGGGTATTTAGTGCACTTGGTTTCATGGCTGCTTCACAAGGCGTAGCTGTGCAAGATGTTGTTGCAGGTGGCGTAGGTCTTGCCTTTGTTGTATTCCCACAAATCATCAATGAGTTCCCTGCACTGAATGGATTATTCGGGTTCTTATTCTTTGCATCACTTGTTCTTGCAGGTCTTTCTTCGTTAATTTCAATCGTGGAAACATTTGTTGCAGGTGTTCAAGATAAGTTTAATATTTCACGTACAAAGTCTGTATTAATCGGTGGCGGTACTTCCGCGGTTATCTCGATTTTGTTTACAACTCAAGGCGGTTTAATGTACTTAGATGTTGTTGATGCATTTATTAACAACTTTGGTGTCGCATTATCAGGTCTTGTTGAAGTTGTAGCAATTGCATGGTTTGCTCGCAACTTAAGTAATCTGAAAAGTCATGCTAATGAAATTTCTGATATTCGTCTAGGTTCTTGGTGGACAATTTGCCTTGGTATTATTACACCAATTGTATTAGGGATTATGATGTTCCGTACAATCACTCAAAATATTAAAGAGCCATATGGCGGCTATCCAATGGAATTCTTACTTCCATTCGGCTGGGGAGCAGCAGGCTTAGCAATTGTCGTCGGTATTCTTTTCTCATTAAAGAAATGGAACGGAAATATGCTTGAATCCCATGATGAAAAGAAAGGGGTATCATAA
- a CDS encoding Na+/H+ antiporter NhaC family protein, with protein MEGTIYSIIPPIAAILMVILTRRVLLSLAVGILAGAWLLTESMGGTFKRIVESFTAIFVSDGALNTWNVYILFFLILLGVMTAFISISGGSQAFGEWALKRVKTRSGAQLVTAFLGIIIFIDDYFNSLAVGQVSRPLTDRHRISRAKLAYLIDSTSAPICVISPISSWGAYIIALIGTILAAHEVTNVSAFTAFLQMIPMNLYVFVAILLVFLTAIWKIDLFSMKKHEELAMKTGEVIDPQRGDVPGELKSDLPVSEKGKVIDLVIPIVGLVIGTVLSMIYTGYKASEGNATVLSVFENTDVAASLLYGGIFGVLVTFAMFARHKMGGGVLGTGVLEGVKSMLPAIYILVFAWMIVDIIGQLETGKYLAGLVEQSNMNIALLPVALFLLSGVMAFATGTSWGTFGIMLPIAGEIAAATDIALLLPALSAVLAGSVFGDHCSPISDTTILSSTGAGAHHIDHVLTQLPYAILAAIVTSVGYIVLGFTGSVFAGLATSIVLLVVLAFVLRSTGSKTA; from the coding sequence ATGGAAGGTACAATTTATTCTATTATCCCACCGATTGCAGCGATTTTGATGGTTATCTTAACGCGTCGTGTTTTGTTATCACTAGCTGTTGGTATTCTTGCAGGTGCATGGCTTTTAACAGAATCTATGGGTGGAACATTTAAGAGAATTGTTGAAAGTTTTACAGCTATTTTTGTTTCAGATGGGGCATTAAATACATGGAATGTCTACATCCTCTTTTTCTTAATATTGCTTGGGGTTATGACTGCATTCATCTCAATTAGTGGGGGAAGTCAAGCATTTGGTGAATGGGCATTGAAGCGAGTGAAAACGCGCAGCGGTGCACAGCTTGTTACAGCATTTTTAGGAATTATTATTTTTATTGATGACTATTTTAATAGCTTAGCAGTTGGACAAGTTAGCCGTCCGCTTACAGATCGTCACCGGATTTCAAGAGCTAAGCTTGCTTATTTAATTGATTCAACTTCGGCACCAATTTGTGTGATTTCTCCGATTTCTAGTTGGGGAGCATACATCATTGCTCTGATTGGAACGATCTTGGCGGCGCATGAAGTAACGAATGTATCAGCTTTCACAGCGTTTCTACAAATGATTCCGATGAATCTATATGTGTTTGTAGCTATTTTACTTGTGTTTCTTACGGCTATTTGGAAGATCGATCTTTTCAGTATGAAAAAGCATGAAGAATTAGCAATGAAAACTGGTGAAGTGATTGATCCTCAAAGAGGAGACGTGCCAGGTGAACTGAAATCAGACTTACCTGTCAGTGAAAAAGGTAAAGTAATAGATCTAGTTATTCCAATTGTGGGGCTTGTCATCGGTACGGTTCTTTCAATGATTTATACAGGTTATAAAGCTTCAGAAGGAAATGCGACGGTCTTAAGCGTGTTTGAAAATACTGATGTTGCAGCATCTTTATTGTATGGCGGTATCTTTGGGGTACTCGTCACTTTTGCAATGTTCGCTCGTCATAAAATGGGTGGCGGTGTTCTTGGTACAGGCGTTCTAGAAGGTGTTAAATCAATGCTTCCGGCTATTTATATTTTAGTGTTTGCTTGGATGATTGTTGATATTATTGGACAGCTTGAAACAGGAAAATACCTTGCTGGGCTTGTAGAACAATCAAATATGAATATTGCACTGTTACCTGTTGCGCTTTTCTTGCTTTCAGGTGTAATGGCCTTCGCTACAGGTACATCTTGGGGTACGTTCGGTATTATGCTTCCAATTGCAGGAGAGATAGCAGCGGCAACAGACATTGCATTATTATTGCCAGCACTTTCTGCTGTTTTAGCAGGTTCTGTTTTTGGAGATCATTGTTCGCCGATTTCAGATACAACAATTCTTTCCTCTACAGGAGCAGGGGCTCATCATATTGATCACGTCCTAACGCAGCTTCCTTATGCCATTCTTGCTGCAATTGTTACCTCAGTTGGTTATATTGTGCTTGGTTTTACTGGAAGTGTATTTGCAGGGTTAGCAACAAGTATTGTTCTTCTTGTTGTTCTAGCATTTGTATTACGTAGTACAGGCTCGAAAACAGCATGA
- the yunB gene encoding sporulation protein YunB yields the protein MSRRKSRIIRKGPLPFRHVVVITFIIFILFTFQGLWIINKGIEPTLMNIAETKTQQIAKQAINQAFNKKLAKDLNVEQLVFIEKDSSGKITSLGWNPTVVNTVLRETTYRVQEYLSQVEEGYVPDASLPPDVDIEVDDPEKRRSGIVYEMPLGQATNNALLANLGPKVPVRFTSIGDVTAEVNKRITEYGINNTLIEILIHVEVNVQVVIPFATKTSVVSTDIPVDIRVLQGEVPYLYNNGEGAVTPSLQPPNGLP from the coding sequence TTGTCTAGACGCAAGAGTCGTATCATACGAAAAGGTCCGCTCCCTTTTCGACATGTAGTTGTCATTACGTTTATTATATTTATTTTATTCACGTTTCAAGGGTTATGGATTATTAACAAAGGAATTGAGCCTACGTTAATGAACATTGCTGAAACAAAAACACAGCAAATTGCGAAACAGGCGATTAATCAAGCATTTAATAAAAAGCTTGCTAAAGATTTGAATGTAGAACAGCTTGTTTTTATTGAAAAAGATAGTTCGGGGAAAATCACCTCGCTTGGCTGGAATCCGACTGTTGTTAATACTGTCTTACGTGAAACAACCTATCGGGTTCAAGAGTATTTAAGTCAGGTAGAGGAAGGGTATGTGCCTGATGCAAGTCTGCCCCCTGATGTTGATATTGAAGTCGATGATCCTGAAAAGCGCCGCAGTGGTATTGTCTATGAAATGCCATTAGGGCAAGCTACAAATAATGCTCTACTCGCAAACCTTGGTCCAAAGGTTCCTGTTCGGTTTACTTCGATCGGAGATGTGACAGCTGAGGTAAATAAACGAATAACAGAGTATGGGATTAATAATACGTTAATTGAGATCTTAATCCATGTTGAAGTGAACGTTCAGGTTGTGATTCCTTTTGCGACAAAAACTTCTGTCGTTTCTACAGATATCCCAGTAGACATACGAGTTCTCCAAGGCGAAGTACCATATCTTTATAATAATGGGGAGGGTGCTGTAACTCCATCGCTTCAACCTCCAAATGGTTTGCCGTAG
- a CDS encoding HD-GYP domain-containing protein → MRLVNLESIKTNIALKKPIYNESGQILLGEGVPLTERLIERLKARGITTVYVDDPESAGIEVKEVLKQETRTKAMQTIKSTLETVHNGKDLSRIFVQQGLDKTFSSLVQDILKDIQNNGDALSLLTDVYAHDNYIFAHSLNVTIYSLALASRLNLTPRQLKEIGLGAMLHDVGKMQIDLEVLSKPGRLDDHEFEEMKKHSEYGFEILRRISTVPLVAAHCAYQHHERIDGSGYPRGLKGDEIHLYSRIIGIADVFDAVTTNRVYRKAMLPHEGLEILYAGAGTQFEYEFVEAFRKAIVVYPAGLKVNLNDGRKGIVVRPNIGLSERPVIRIVEENNVKVVAPYEVDLAKDLTSVIVGADMIL, encoded by the coding sequence ATGAGATTAGTTAACTTGGAATCAATTAAAACGAATATTGCACTTAAGAAGCCAATTTATAATGAAAGTGGACAGATTTTATTAGGAGAAGGTGTGCCGCTTACTGAACGGTTAATTGAGCGGTTGAAAGCAAGAGGGATTACAACAGTCTATGTCGATGACCCTGAATCGGCAGGTATTGAAGTTAAAGAAGTATTAAAGCAAGAAACACGAACGAAAGCGATGCAGACAATCAAAAGTACTCTAGAGACCGTACATAATGGAAAAGATCTTTCGCGAATATTTGTTCAGCAAGGATTAGATAAGACCTTTTCCTCGCTAGTCCAGGATATTCTCAAAGATATTCAAAACAATGGAGACGCCCTTTCTCTTTTGACCGACGTATATGCGCATGATAACTATATTTTTGCTCATTCGTTAAATGTTACGATTTACTCGTTAGCGCTTGCTTCCCGTCTGAATTTAACGCCACGGCAGTTAAAAGAAATAGGTCTTGGTGCTATGCTTCACGATGTTGGGAAGATGCAAATTGACTTGGAAGTATTAAGTAAACCAGGCAGGTTAGATGACCACGAGTTTGAAGAAATGAAGAAGCATAGTGAGTATGGTTTCGAAATTCTAAGACGCATTTCTACGGTTCCATTGGTGGCTGCCCATTGCGCCTATCAGCATCATGAACGGATTGATGGAAGCGGGTATCCACGTGGACTCAAAGGTGATGAAATTCACCTCTATAGCCGGATTATAGGGATAGCGGATGTCTTCGATGCTGTTACAACAAACAGAGTATATCGAAAGGCAATGCTTCCTCATGAAGGGTTAGAAATATTGTATGCAGGAGCAGGTACACAATTTGAATATGAATTTGTAGAAGCTTTCCGTAAAGCAATCGTCGTCTACCCTGCTGGTTTGAAAGTTAATTTAAATGACGGAAGAAAAGGTATTGTTGTTCGTCCAAATATAGGGCTTAGTGAACGTCCGGTAATTCGAATTGTAGAAGAGAATAATGTGAAAGTAGTCGCTCCATATGAAGTAGATTTAGCTAAGGATTTGACGTCGGTCATTGTTGGAGCGGATATGATTTTATAG
- a CDS encoding DUF1805 domain-containing protein yields MIHVVPIEIEGKGFTAITLSLPKTNFMAVTSEKGYIMCGALDVSLLNEKLKERKIIAGRAVGVRTIDQLLEAPLEMVTIEAENIGIHKGMKGKDALLKML; encoded by the coding sequence GTGATCCATGTCGTACCTATTGAGATTGAAGGTAAAGGTTTTACTGCTATTACACTTAGCTTGCCAAAAACAAACTTCATGGCCGTAACAAGTGAGAAAGGCTATATTATGTGTGGTGCCCTTGATGTATCGCTTCTTAATGAGAAATTAAAAGAACGGAAAATTATCGCTGGGCGAGCAGTGGGAGTCCGAACAATCGACCAGCTATTAGAGGCGCCGCTTGAAATGGTCACGATAGAAGCAGAAAACATCGGTATTCATAAGGGGATGAAAGGGAAAGACGCCCTGCTGAAGATGTTATAA
- a CDS encoding bifunctional UDP-sugar hydrolase/5'-nucleotidase, with protein sequence MSQVYLYHSNDLHSHFAAWTRVSGFFKRKREERKKNNEEAFFFDIGDHMDRAHWLSDATKGKANVTLMNEVGFDAVTFGNNEGITLAKESLDQLYKEATFPVLAANVYEQNGERPKWVKPYQVYTLNNNMKVAVIGLTVKFSKFYEQLGWSISSPYQELDRYLPELNKKADVIVLLSHLGIKDDEAIAKAYDIDVIMGGHTHHLFEDGKIMNGTLLAAAAKHGKYAGEICLTFDDKERKLIKKTAIAYSMEEEAESSDTKHLLHSLEHEADSLHNEEVVHLKKPLSLSWFSDSLSTKLLAQGLREWVGAEAAMLNAGVILQDLPVGSVTKKDLHRICPHPINPCKVILTGAELVTIIEKAFTREMQELEFKGLGFRGKVMGAMVFDNLLVEWDELNDEAPVVKYIILNGEQVKADREYEIATLDMFTFGYLYPEMSKIDKKTYYMPEMLRDVLAWKLQNTYK encoded by the coding sequence ATGTCGCAAGTTTATCTTTACCATTCAAATGACTTACATAGCCATTTTGCAGCGTGGACACGTGTTAGTGGTTTCTTTAAGCGTAAGCGTGAAGAACGCAAGAAAAACAATGAAGAAGCATTCTTTTTTGATATTGGAGACCATATGGATCGAGCTCATTGGCTCAGCGATGCAACAAAAGGGAAAGCGAATGTCACCCTGATGAATGAAGTCGGCTTTGATGCCGTCACGTTTGGGAATAATGAAGGGATTACATTAGCAAAAGAATCGCTTGACCAGCTTTATAAAGAAGCAACGTTTCCGGTACTTGCGGCGAATGTATATGAACAAAACGGAGAAAGACCGAAATGGGTGAAGCCTTATCAAGTTTATACGTTGAATAACAACATGAAAGTCGCTGTTATAGGTCTTACCGTGAAATTCTCAAAGTTTTATGAACAACTAGGCTGGTCAATTTCATCTCCCTATCAAGAATTAGATCGTTACTTACCAGAGCTTAACAAGAAGGCTGATGTTATCGTCCTGCTTTCTCACCTCGGTATAAAAGATGATGAAGCGATTGCGAAGGCGTACGATATTGATGTTATCATGGGAGGGCATACCCACCATTTATTTGAAGATGGGAAAATAATGAATGGGACATTGCTTGCAGCTGCTGCGAAGCATGGAAAGTATGCAGGCGAAATTTGTTTAACATTTGATGATAAAGAGAGAAAGCTTATCAAAAAAACTGCTATAGCATATTCTATGGAAGAAGAAGCAGAGTCTTCAGACACAAAGCATTTGCTTCACTCTTTAGAGCATGAGGCTGATTCCCTTCACAATGAAGAAGTTGTTCACTTGAAGAAGCCTTTATCGTTGTCATGGTTTTCAGATTCATTGAGTACAAAGCTTCTTGCTCAAGGATTAAGAGAGTGGGTCGGAGCAGAGGCAGCGATGCTTAATGCGGGTGTTATTCTTCAAGACCTTCCTGTTGGGTCGGTAACAAAAAAAGATTTGCACCGGATCTGTCCGCATCCAATCAACCCGTGTAAAGTTATACTAACAGGTGCTGAGTTAGTTACTATAATCGAAAAAGCCTTTACAAGAGAAATGCAGGAGCTCGAATTCAAAGGTCTTGGCTTTCGAGGCAAGGTAATGGGAGCAATGGTTTTTGATAATTTGCTTGTTGAGTGGGATGAGCTGAATGATGAAGCACCTGTGGTGAAATATATCATTTTAAATGGTGAGCAAGTGAAGGCAGATAGAGAGTATGAAATCGCTACACTTGATATGTTTACATTCGGCTATCTGTATCCAGAAATGTCTAAAATTGATAAGAAAACATATTATATGCCTGAGATGTTACGTGACGTGCTTGCTTGGAAGCTTCAAAATACTTATAAATAA
- a CDS encoding sulfite exporter TauE/SafE family protein: protein MTWVMLFLIGLCAGILGSVVGLGGGIILVPAMLFFGTYTSILTEISPQMAVGTSLLVIIFTGLASTLSYMKQGTVDYKSAFLFFAGSGPGGIVGAYINRYLNVDQFQLYFGLLMIFLAIVLMFRDKMKQVEEKEIKGFVRRFRDPQGKEYVYGFSPITGLGVSFIVGLLSGLFGIGGGSLMVPIMMMLFQFPPHVAVATSMMMIFLSSIVSSTAHIALGHIEWLYAISLIPGAWIGGRLGAAINKKMQGNSVVILLRVVLVVIGVRLIYQSF from the coding sequence TTGACTTGGGTGATGTTGTTTTTAATTGGGTTATGTGCTGGGATTTTGGGGAGTGTTGTAGGTCTTGGGGGAGGCATCATCTTAGTGCCTGCAATGCTTTTCTTTGGTACATATACATCTATTTTAACTGAGATCTCCCCGCAAATGGCTGTAGGGACTTCTTTGTTAGTTATTATTTTTACAGGGCTTGCCTCCACACTTAGTTATATGAAACAAGGGACTGTTGACTACAAGAGTGCCTTTCTGTTCTTTGCGGGAAGCGGACCCGGCGGCATTGTCGGAGCTTATATTAATCGGTATTTAAATGTTGACCAATTTCAGCTTTATTTTGGTTTACTTATGATTTTTCTCGCTATTGTTCTAATGTTTCGGGACAAAATGAAGCAAGTTGAAGAAAAAGAAATTAAAGGGTTTGTCCGTAGATTCCGAGATCCTCAAGGGAAAGAATATGTGTATGGCTTCAGCCCAATCACAGGCTTGGGAGTCTCGTTTATTGTAGGCTTGCTATCAGGCTTGTTTGGTATCGGCGGTGGTTCTTTAATGGTACCGATTATGATGATGCTGTTTCAATTCCCGCCCCATGTTGCTGTTGCCACTTCAATGATGATGATTTTTCTTTCCTCAATTGTTAGCTCAACTGCACACATTGCGCTTGGTCATATTGAATGGCTATACGCCATATCACTTATTCCTGGAGCATGGATCGGTGGAAGACTAGGTGCTGCAATTAATAAGAAAATGCAAGGGAATTCAGTTGTTATTTTACTAAGAGTCGTACTGGTAGTTATCGGGGTTCGTCTCATTTATCAATCATTCTAA